The following proteins are co-located in the Ketogulonicigenium robustum genome:
- a CDS encoding GNAT family N-acetyltransferase has translation MLVNLYARPLEGLAARVAGLAAQGITIRRALPPEMHLLQDWVATHFSAYWVSELTVAMAHQPPGCWIAVENGALVGFACHDATARGFFGPTGVSADHRGKGIGLGLLYHTLMAMRAQGHAYAIIGSVGPADFYAQTVGAMPIPADDAGIYQGLLRRPETTA, from the coding sequence ATGCTGGTGAATCTTTACGCGCGTCCGCTCGAGGGGTTGGCGGCGCGTGTGGCTGGCCTTGCTGCGCAGGGCATCACCATTCGCCGTGCTTTGCCGCCCGAAATGCACTTGCTGCAAGACTGGGTGGCCACGCATTTCAGCGCCTATTGGGTCAGCGAGCTGACCGTCGCGATGGCGCATCAGCCCCCCGGCTGCTGGATCGCGGTCGAGAATGGGGCCTTGGTGGGCTTTGCTTGCCACGATGCGACGGCGCGCGGCTTCTTCGGGCCGACGGGGGTTTCGGCTGACCATCGCGGCAAGGGTATCGGGCTTGGGCTGCTGTATCACACGTTGATGGCGATGCGCGCGCAGGGCCATGCCTATGCCATTATCGGTTCGGTGGGGCCTGCGGATTTCTACGCCCAAACTGTCGGGGCGATGCCCATTCCTGCGGACGATGCCGGCATTTATCAGGGCCTGCTGCGCCGCCCCGAAACCACTGCCTAA
- a CDS encoding GntR family transcriptional regulator codes for MEDQIATQPRLLADRIAAALAQDAGEDPLYRRLARAMRLLIAASEMKNNDNLPSERRLAEVTGLSRVTVRKALTALAEEGIIGRRAGARAHVVKDIDQSLSVLIGFTADMRRRGADGRSILLSQDVGLPTPDEVILLGISPTDKVMRLSRVRLAEDEPLAIEHAVVPANAVGDGVIGASLYDRLRQNGFRPFRALQRLRVGLADAEEARQLGVAPGSPIMRIERHAFLENGRPIEVTRSSYRGDRYDFVAEMQIDE; via the coding sequence GTGGAAGACCAGATCGCGACCCAACCGCGCCTTCTTGCTGATCGCATTGCTGCTGCCCTCGCGCAGGACGCGGGCGAGGACCCGCTTTATCGCCGTTTGGCGCGGGCCATGCGCCTCCTCATCGCGGCGAGCGAGATGAAAAACAACGACAACCTGCCCTCCGAGCGACGCCTCGCCGAAGTCACAGGGCTGTCGCGGGTGACAGTACGAAAGGCGCTGACAGCTTTGGCCGAGGAAGGCATCATCGGTCGGCGCGCCGGGGCGCGTGCGCATGTCGTGAAAGATATCGACCAATCGCTCTCGGTGCTTATCGGGTTTACGGCTGATATGCGACGGCGCGGGGCTGATGGCCGCTCGATCCTGCTGTCGCAAGATGTCGGGCTCCCGACCCCTGACGAGGTTATTTTGTTAGGGATATCACCGACCGACAAGGTCATGCGGTTGTCGCGGGTGCGGCTGGCCGAGGATGAGCCGCTGGCGATCGAACACGCGGTGGTGCCCGCTAATGCCGTGGGTGATGGGGTCATTGGGGCCTCGCTGTATGACAGGTTGCGGCAAAATGGTTTTCGTCCGTTTCGTGCTTTGCAGCGACTGCGGGTCGGGCTGGCCGATGCGGAGGAGGCGAGGCAGTTAGGCGTGGCGCCGGGCAGTCCTATTATGCGAATCGAGCGTCACGCCTTTTTGGAAAACGGCCGTCCGATCGAAGTTACCAGATCCAGCTATCGTGGGGATCGCTACGACTTTGTCGCGGAAATGCAGATAGATGAATAG
- a CDS encoding glycoside hydrolase family 3 N-terminal domain-containing protein, with translation MTTTPLALCIGMPGTTLSADEVAFLRDANPFGLFVFKRNLETPDQIRRLTAQFREAVGRDDAQVFVDQEGGRVTRLDNGNWPLFRPLADFGALAHKDMELAQHALRLSTLAMGTMLADLTLNSGASPVVDLRRDYTHGVMGHRVLDGDPAIVSALGRVIVDALLETGQLPMIKHIPGYGHVEVDPHLELPVVNASLDDMRASDFLPFLALKDSPWAMVAHTLYTQIDAENVATQSPAILSLIRNELDYDGVLISDCITMDALSGTWPERVARVLGAGYDIALQCQGELSDYVASANVSRPLSAETMARITRGTALLGDTHVDVWQTHAEVEDMFKSAGAL, from the coding sequence ATGACCACCACGCCGCTTGCGCTTTGTATCGGTATGCCGGGAACCACGCTGAGCGCGGATGAAGTCGCGTTTTTGCGCGATGCGAACCCTTTTGGGCTGTTCGTGTTCAAGCGTAATTTGGAGACGCCCGATCAGATCCGCCGCCTGACAGCGCAGTTCCGCGAGGCTGTTGGCCGTGATGACGCGCAGGTCTTCGTCGACCAAGAAGGCGGGCGCGTCACGCGTCTGGATAACGGCAATTGGCCGCTATTCCGCCCTTTGGCCGATTTTGGTGCTTTGGCCCACAAAGATATGGAACTGGCCCAGCATGCCCTGCGCCTGTCGACGCTTGCGATGGGTACGATGCTGGCGGATTTGACGTTGAACAGTGGTGCGTCGCCAGTGGTGGATTTGCGCCGCGATTACACGCACGGCGTGATGGGCCACCGCGTTTTGGATGGCGACCCTGCCATCGTCAGCGCGCTGGGGCGCGTTATCGTCGATGCGTTGCTGGAAACCGGCCAACTGCCGATGATCAAGCACATCCCGGGCTATGGCCATGTCGAGGTCGACCCCCATCTAGAGTTGCCTGTTGTGAATGCGTCGTTGGACGATATGCGGGCCAGCGACTTCCTGCCGTTCTTGGCGCTGAAAGATTCGCCTTGGGCCATGGTCGCGCACACACTTTATACGCAGATCGACGCCGAAAATGTTGCAACCCAGTCGCCTGCCATTTTGTCGCTGATCCGGAACGAGCTAGACTACGACGGCGTGCTGATCAGCGATTGCATCACAATGGATGCCTTGTCGGGCACTTGGCCCGAGCGTGTGGCCCGCGTCTTGGGGGCAGGCTACGATATTGCCCTGCAGTGCCAAGGCGAATTGTCGGATTATGTCGCCTCGGCCAATGTCTCTCGGCCGCTGAGCGCGGAAACGATGGCCCGTATCACACGGGGCACAGCGCTGCTGGGCGATACGCATGTCGATGTCTGGCAAACGCATGCCGAAGTCGAAGATATGTTCAAATCTGCTGGTGCTCTTTAA
- a CDS encoding ABC transporter substrate-binding protein: MKKNHLLSALSAAALAAGLTTAAPVSAEAILSLNAEAATTWVRNFNPFAQTTSRYTTMDFIYEPLVVFNRLQGGAAHYRLAESYELADDLMSITFKLRDGLKWSDGAPFTADDVVFTFDYIKENPALDFISVWGDLTSVEKVDETSVRFNLNKPNSLIANTIVEMPIVPQHIWSEVADPVTFANESPVGSGPMTEITRFTPQVYEQCRNPHYWDNDSLFVDCIRMPQLADNQQLLGALNAGTVEWATSFVPDIDNSFVSTDPENHKYWFTPSSLVSFQLSFTAPDENNRKAFNDINFRRALSMLIDRQTIIDIAGYGYPVVNEDPSMLGELYKAFANPEVEAQFGQYGRFDFDAAIALLDEAGYVDANGDGLRDNPDGTPINIDINVPSGWTDWIDAVQIAMETLTEAGLKVSMSTPDSAVWGADLIAGNYSMTLNALASASNPYFPYRQTFNPEDFGKSRFAAPHWSDERLMDLLNTYTTIKDADQQKAIMDEIQLIVAEALPIIPVYNSPAFFEYNTKNFTGWFDADNPVASPVVSRVNRTRLLQLLALRPVE, encoded by the coding sequence ATGAAGAAAAATCATTTGTTGTCCGCGCTTTCGGCGGCTGCTCTTGCGGCGGGGCTGACCACAGCAGCCCCCGTTTCGGCCGAGGCGATTTTGTCGCTGAACGCCGAAGCAGCAACCACATGGGTCCGGAACTTCAACCCCTTCGCGCAAACCACGTCGCGCTATACGACGATGGATTTCATTTACGAACCCTTGGTCGTCTTTAACCGCCTGCAGGGCGGCGCGGCCCACTACCGTCTGGCCGAAAGCTATGAACTGGCCGACGATCTGATGTCGATAACCTTCAAGCTGCGTGATGGGCTGAAGTGGTCGGACGGTGCGCCGTTCACCGCGGATGACGTCGTTTTCACCTTTGACTACATCAAAGAAAATCCGGCGCTCGACTTCATCTCGGTCTGGGGCGATCTGACCTCGGTTGAAAAGGTCGACGAGACATCGGTGCGGTTCAACCTGAACAAGCCCAACTCGCTGATTGCCAACACGATCGTCGAAATGCCGATCGTCCCGCAGCACATCTGGTCGGAAGTCGCCGATCCGGTCACGTTTGCGAACGAAAGCCCCGTGGGTTCGGGCCCGATGACCGAGATCACGCGCTTTACCCCCCAAGTCTACGAGCAGTGCCGCAATCCCCATTATTGGGATAACGACAGCCTGTTCGTTGACTGCATCCGCATGCCGCAACTGGCTGACAACCAGCAACTGCTGGGCGCGCTGAATGCCGGCACGGTGGAATGGGCGACCAGCTTTGTGCCGGACATCGACAATTCCTTCGTCTCGACCGACCCCGAGAACCACAAATACTGGTTCACGCCGTCCTCGCTGGTGTCGTTCCAGCTCAGCTTTACCGCACCCGACGAAAACAACCGCAAGGCGTTTAACGACATCAACTTCCGCCGCGCCCTGAGCATGTTGATCGACCGCCAGACGATCATAGACATCGCGGGTTATGGCTATCCCGTTGTGAACGAAGACCCCTCGATGCTGGGCGAGCTGTACAAAGCCTTTGCAAACCCCGAGGTCGAGGCCCAATTCGGTCAATATGGCCGCTTCGATTTTGACGCCGCCATCGCGCTGCTGGACGAGGCAGGCTATGTCGACGCCAACGGTGACGGCTTGCGCGACAACCCCGATGGCACGCCGATTAATATCGACATCAACGTGCCCAGCGGTTGGACCGACTGGATCGACGCCGTGCAGATCGCGATGGAAACGCTGACCGAAGCGGGCCTGAAAGTGTCAATGAGCACGCCCGATTCCGCCGTTTGGGGTGCCGATCTGATTGCGGGGAATTATTCGATGACGCTGAACGCGCTGGCGTCGGCTTCGAACCCGTATTTCCCCTATCGCCAGACCTTTAACCCCGAAGACTTCGGCAAAAGCCGCTTTGCCGCGCCGCATTGGTCGGACGAGCGTCTGATGGATCTGCTGAACACCTATACCACCATCAAGGATGCCGATCAGCAAAAGGCGATCATGGACGAGATTCAGCTAATCGTGGCCGAAGCACTGCCGATTATCCCCGTCTACAACAGCCCCGCGTTCTTTGAATATAATACTAAGAACTTCACGGGTTGGTTCGACGCGGATAATCCGGTTGCATCGCCCGTCGTATCGCGCGTGAACCGTACGCGTCTGCTGCAGCTGCTGGCCCTGCGTCCGGTGGAATAA
- a CDS encoding ABC transporter permease gives MAFLLRRLMFYLAAFLVAATINFFLPRMMPGDPIDIMFSSAGSSLTLENLNALKLTFGFIDAPLGQQYLAYLRSVFTGDLGMSIKYFPMPVSELLGRSLIWTVSLVGIATVISFILGTLLGVMAAWKRGSRFDSAVSLLAIFATSIPAVVVALLVLFVFGYELRWFPNGYAADPLIDPAFSWQYIQSVLYHGTLPLVTLVFVLTGGFLVTMRNNMINLLGEDYIVMGRAKGLAERDVMLWYAARNALLPTVSNLAIALGTVLSGSLVVEVVFNYPGLGNTLYQAILARDYPVIQGQLLIMTGAMLVANFVVDLSYVLLDPRLKKA, from the coding sequence ATGGCCTTTTTGTTGCGACGGCTGATGTTTTACCTCGCGGCTTTTCTAGTTGCGGCGACCATCAACTTCTTTCTGCCGCGGATGATGCCGGGGGACCCGATTGACATCATGTTCTCTAGCGCGGGATCCAGTCTGACGCTGGAAAATCTGAATGCGCTGAAGCTGACGTTCGGCTTTATCGATGCGCCGCTGGGGCAGCAGTATCTGGCCTACTTGCGTAGTGTGTTCACGGGCGATCTGGGCATGTCGATCAAGTACTTCCCGATGCCGGTGTCTGAACTGCTGGGCCGTTCGCTGATATGGACGGTTTCACTGGTGGGGATCGCCACGGTGATCAGCTTTATCCTTGGCACACTGCTGGGCGTGATGGCTGCGTGGAAGCGCGGGTCTCGGTTTGATTCCGCCGTCTCGCTTTTGGCCATCTTTGCTACGTCGATCCCTGCGGTGGTTGTGGCGCTGCTGGTGCTGTTCGTCTTTGGCTACGAGTTGCGCTGGTTCCCCAACGGTTATGCCGCCGATCCGCTGATCGACCCTGCCTTTAGCTGGCAGTATATCCAGTCCGTTCTGTACCACGGGACGCTGCCGCTGGTGACGCTGGTCTTTGTGCTGACGGGCGGCTTTTTGGTCACTATGCGCAACAATATGATCAACCTGCTGGGCGAGGATTACATCGTCATGGGCCGCGCCAAGGGCTTGGCCGAACGTGATGTGATGCTGTGGTATGCCGCGCGCAACGCGCTGCTGCCAACCGTATCCAACCTTGCCATTGCGCTGGGAACAGTCCTCAGCGGATCGTTGGTGGTCGAGGTGGTGTTCAACTACCCTGGCCTTGGCAACACGCTGTATCAAGCCATTTTGGCCCGCGACTATCCGGTGATCCAAGGGCAGCTGCTGATTATGACGGGTGCCATGCTGGTCGCGAATTTCGTGGTCGACCTCAGCTACGTGCTGCTTGACCCGCGTCTGAAGAAGGCCTGA